The following are from one region of the Eubacterium sp. MSJ-33 genome:
- a CDS encoding DNA-deoxyinosine glycosylase, with product MEQQHQVHTIAPVYNEESRILILGSFPSVKSREAGFFYGHPQNRFWKVLAQVFQTDVPVTIEEKKAFLLEHKIAVWDVIGQCEIAGSSDSSIRNVVPNPIQKILDDTKIEQIFVNGKKAEQLYRRYIYPHTKRNATCLPSTSPANASWNLEKLTVAWKSILRCGECFDHNFN from the coding sequence ATGGAACAGCAGCATCAGGTACACACAATTGCCCCGGTATATAATGAAGAGTCTCGTATTTTAATATTAGGAAGTTTTCCGTCTGTGAAATCAAGAGAAGCAGGTTTCTTCTATGGACATCCGCAGAATCGTTTCTGGAAAGTACTTGCACAAGTATTTCAGACAGATGTGCCGGTTACGATTGAGGAGAAAAAAGCATTCTTATTGGAACATAAAATTGCAGTATGGGATGTAATTGGACAATGTGAGATAGCAGGGTCTTCTGATAGTTCCATTCGCAATGTGGTTCCGAATCCAATTCAGAAAATTCTGGATGATACAAAGATAGAACAGATATTTGTGAATGGGAAAAAAGCAGAACAACTATATAGGCGGTATATTTATCCTCATACAAAAAGAAATGCCACTTGTCTCCCTTCTACCAGTCCGGCAAATGCAAGCTGGAATCTGGAGAAGCTGACAGTGGCTTGGAAGAGTATACTAAGATGCGGAGAATGTTTTGATCATAATTTTAATTAA
- a CDS encoding CvpA family protein: MTFIVVLAILTGMFIGFRRGFLRSVFRLLITILSVVLSYILAPLIANWLISYTSLDDNIQKSIATQIESSARQQVKNQLDASLAPYGIPVTEDMINAAMDTQLSDVQQAQLVGQIAMPEDARNTILQNASSNMADYAARTFYQYVAGCLAKMIVRMIVYIGVFLLISIILMLLYMLLSLALRMASMGGLNRVAGAAFGGMQMLLYIWLIFIVIHYVAETSMGGMLISQIQHNVLLTYIDSHNLLQPVVNSMIAKIF, encoded by the coding sequence ATGACATTTATAGTAGTACTTGCGATATTAACGGGAATGTTTATAGGGTTTCGGAGAGGATTTCTGCGGTCTGTATTCAGATTGCTGATTACAATCCTCTCTGTTGTATTGTCTTACATTTTAGCGCCGTTGATTGCAAATTGGTTAATTTCATATACATCACTGGATGATAATATTCAGAAATCAATCGCAACACAGATTGAAAGTTCAGCAAGGCAGCAGGTGAAAAATCAGTTAGATGCATCTCTTGCGCCATATGGTATACCGGTAACGGAGGATATGATAAATGCGGCGATGGACACGCAGTTAAGTGATGTACAACAGGCACAATTGGTTGGTCAGATTGCCATGCCGGAAGATGCAAGAAATACGATTCTTCAAAATGCTTCCAGTAATATGGCTGATTATGCAGCGCGGACATTCTATCAGTATGTTGCGGGTTGCCTTGCAAAAATGATTGTGCGTATGATTGTATATATTGGCGTGTTCCTTTTGATCAGTATAATATTGATGCTTCTGTATATGTTGTTGTCTCTGGCACTCCGGATGGCATCGATGGGTGGACTTAATCGTGTCGCCGGAGCGGCCTTTGGTGGTATGCAGATGCTTTTATATATTTGGTTGATATTTATCGTGATTCACTATGTAGCTGAAACATCCATGGGAGGGATGTTAATTTCACAAATACAACATAATGTGCTTTTAACGTATATCGATTCCCACAATTTGTTGCAGCCTGTCGTGAACAGCATGATTGCGAAAATATTCTAA
- a CDS encoding DUF5711 family protein, with the protein MRKKENTDEKIIDVGGSQIAGERNAEYVNKKRKKQRITRIIILFLLVAAAVVYVIGTHWEYKGYKVVESNQTDYSNTASYIRFSDNLLKYTTDGVSYINAKGETVWTTGINMKVPVAVASGDYAVVADMNGNTVCVFNTEGEVSSQTMQYPICDVDVGDQGVFAVVLESEKTNYVNLYTRKGEIVYEIQTSIDKNGYPLDISISDNGEKLFTSYMRVGNMVMENALAAYNFGEVGQNSNADRLVGSYDFSDQVFSKVQFVDNDTVVAFGTKTIEIYTMKEKPMLKKRIAFEQEIRSVFYGEDYIGVIQKNTNADMDNLYTIQAYNLRGNEMFSKSISFDYDNIFAGKDEIIVTGGNDCAIFRKNGSVRFDGKLKNRIRSVVPSGKHLEYVVVYENETQVIKLKNVLPTGESQTTSNGTQAETVTENLPTTATPGDAE; encoded by the coding sequence ATGAGAAAAAAAGAAAATACAGACGAAAAGATAATTGATGTGGGTGGTTCGCAGATTGCGGGCGAGCGCAACGCAGAATATGTAAATAAGAAGCGAAAAAAACAACGGATTACAAGAATCATTATTTTGTTTCTGCTGGTGGCGGCAGCTGTGGTGTATGTGATAGGTACGCACTGGGAGTATAAAGGTTACAAGGTCGTAGAAAGTAATCAGACAGATTACTCAAATACAGCGAGCTATATCCGGTTCAGCGACAACCTGCTTAAATATACGACGGATGGAGTTTCCTATATCAATGCAAAAGGTGAGACGGTCTGGACGACAGGAATCAATATGAAGGTTCCGGTTGCTGTTGCAAGTGGGGATTATGCAGTTGTTGCAGACATGAATGGTAACACCGTCTGTGTATTCAACACAGAAGGAGAAGTCAGCAGTCAGACGATGCAGTATCCAATCTGTGATGTTGATGTCGGCGATCAAGGTGTGTTTGCGGTCGTGCTTGAAAGTGAGAAAACAAACTATGTGAATCTTTATACACGTAAAGGTGAGATTGTATATGAGATTCAGACAAGTATCGATAAGAATGGATATCCGCTTGATATTTCTATCTCTGACAATGGAGAAAAGTTATTTACAAGCTATATGAGAGTTGGGAATATGGTTATGGAGAATGCTCTGGCAGCCTATAATTTTGGAGAGGTGGGGCAGAATAGTAATGCGGACCGTCTGGTTGGCAGCTATGATTTTTCAGATCAGGTGTTTTCAAAGGTGCAGTTTGTTGATAATGATACTGTAGTTGCATTTGGAACAAAAACGATTGAGATTTACACCATGAAAGAAAAACCAATGCTCAAAAAGCGTATTGCATTCGAGCAGGAAATCCGAAGTGTGTTTTATGGAGAAGATTATATTGGTGTGATTCAGAAAAACACAAATGCAGATATGGATAACCTCTATACGATCCAGGCCTATAATCTGCGCGGAAATGAGATGTTTTCCAAATCAATCTCTTTTGATTATGACAACATATTTGCCGGTAAAGATGAGATTATTGTGACAGGTGGAAATGATTGTGCAATCTTTCGTAAAAATGGATCTGTGAGGTTTGATGGAAAATTGAAAAATCGCATACGAAGCGTGGTGCCAAGCGGAAAACATCTGGAATATGTAGTTGTATACGAGAACGAAACACAGGTAATCAAACTGAAAAATGTACTGCCGACAGGAGAGTCTCAGACAACTTCAAACGGTACGCAGGCGGAGACCGTAACAGAAAATCTTCCGACGACAGCAACACCGGGAGATGCAGAATAA
- a CDS encoding LysM peptidoglycan-binding domain-containing protein has product MIEIIYDKDKDKEKQGTSEKNEHEVSVNLRLPKNIRQIGNPDGHKRIYMEDYVVTYLNYIARPGSTQARGAILLGESKKSDMGDVIFISGAVDAQNIEFDMDESEFTQEAWTTIYDQVKQFFPGLSVMGWFLSRMGFSTAVNDKIEKMHVENFPGKDKVLFITDSLESEDAFYMYEQGQLVKQKGYYIYYEKNEAMQNYIMKQKGDVPLEQTEIQRKDEEIVRQFRRKNKDLPENKDTGVGFVYIASSFVVLALLAMGITIVSNYDKMKKMEVSINRLEVTADTAVDSDYVEAMATTEIPSATGMDAANGQATTEAILSAPTEQVVPDATENTGITETVTTESALPVAADQEQYYIIQDGDSLSSIAFTRYGDADLASKIAEANDIGIDDNIFVGQKILLPNME; this is encoded by the coding sequence ATGATTGAGATTATCTATGATAAAGACAAGGACAAAGAAAAGCAGGGAACAAGCGAAAAAAATGAACACGAGGTAAGCGTAAACCTGCGCCTGCCGAAAAACATACGTCAGATTGGAAATCCGGATGGACATAAGCGGATCTACATGGAAGATTATGTGGTTACATATCTGAATTATATTGCCAGACCGGGAAGTACACAGGCGCGTGGCGCAATCTTGCTTGGAGAAAGCAAGAAATCGGATATGGGGGATGTCATATTTATCAGTGGTGCGGTTGATGCGCAAAATATTGAATTTGATATGGATGAAAGCGAGTTTACGCAAGAAGCGTGGACAACTATTTATGACCAGGTGAAACAATTCTTCCCGGGGTTGTCGGTGATGGGATGGTTTTTGTCCCGGATGGGATTTTCGACTGCTGTCAACGACAAAATCGAGAAAATGCATGTAGAGAATTTCCCGGGTAAAGATAAAGTGCTGTTTATTACGGATTCGCTGGAATCAGAAGATGCATTTTATATGTATGAACAAGGACAGCTTGTGAAACAGAAGGGGTACTATATTTACTATGAGAAAAACGAGGCAATGCAAAACTACATTATGAAGCAAAAGGGAGATGTTCCCTTGGAACAGACCGAGATCCAGAGAAAAGATGAAGAAATCGTGCGTCAATTTCGCCGCAAAAACAAGGATCTGCCGGAAAACAAAGATACAGGAGTCGGATTTGTGTATATTGCAAGTTCTTTTGTCGTACTCGCGCTCCTGGCGATGGGAATCACAATTGTAAGTAATTACGACAAGATGAAAAAGATGGAGGTATCTATCAATCGCCTTGAAGTCACAGCAGATACAGCTGTGGATTCTGACTATGTGGAGGCGATGGCGACAACCGAGATTCCATCAGCAACCGGAATGGATGCAGCAAATGGTCAGGCGACAACGGAGGCAATCCTATCCGCTCCTACAGAGCAAGTGGTGCCGGATGCAACAGAAAACACCGGAATAACGGAAACTGTGACAACGGAAAGTGCGCTGCCGGTAGCGGCAGATCAGGAACAGTATTATATTATTCAGGATGGAGATTCTTTAAGCTCGATTGCATTTACACGGTATGGCGATGCAGATCTGGCTTCAAAAATTGCAGAGGCAAACGATATTGGAATTGATGATAACATCTTTGTCGGGCAGAAAATACTCCTACCCAATATGGAGTAA
- the yyaC gene encoding spore protease YyaC gives MKEIAERKTGIQYFDVTQGHTHIELGKCILEYLQDVEIEQYTPIILCIGTDRATGDCLGPLVGEQLLNYSETFHVMGCLSAPVHALNICDALHDIKNNYENPFVIAVDASLGSSSHVGLVTVNDGPILPGKGVKKKLPAIGDLSITGIVNVSGGHPGLLQSTRLYTVMQLADCIAHALKYSIHHLDAF, from the coding sequence ATGAAGGAAATAGCAGAACGAAAAACCGGGATTCAGTATTTTGATGTTACACAAGGGCATACCCATATTGAGCTCGGAAAATGTATTCTGGAATATCTGCAGGATGTAGAAATCGAACAATATACCCCTATCATTCTATGTATCGGAACCGACCGTGCCACAGGCGACTGTCTCGGTCCACTTGTCGGGGAACAGCTTTTAAATTATAGTGAAACCTTCCATGTTATGGGATGTCTGTCCGCCCCCGTCCATGCCTTGAATATCTGTGACGCCCTACATGATATCAAAAACAATTATGAAAATCCATTTGTAATTGCGGTAGATGCTTCGCTTGGAAGCAGTTCGCATGTCGGTCTGGTCACGGTCAATGATGGTCCGATTCTGCCCGGCAAAGGCGTAAAAAAGAAATTGCCGGCAATCGGAGACCTCTCCATTACCGGCATTGTTAACGTATCCGGCGGACATCCGGGACTCCTGCAGTCCACCCGTCTGTACACCGTTATGCAGCTCGCTGACTGCATTGCTCACGCACTCAAATATTCAATTCATCATCTGGATGCCTTCTGA